The stretch of DNA AatctaaaaaacacaatattaacaaaaaataacactcaTCACATAAGACATGACAATGTGGGCTATGTTCAGggctaaaataaaaatccattaagACTTAACGTCATCAGCGAAAAAGGTGTCACACATTTCACTGTTGCTGAAGTTGGGCCTTAATGGACtcagcaaaacttttttttaaaaatgcaactaaaaaaatataattcccCTAGTGGTGAAATTAATTCCATCAAGCAAAAATAGCCCAGGAGTGTCAAACTTTATGTGAGGGTGATAAACAATGCTGCCATTTAAATAATGAACATACAGAATGTAGCCATATAACTGTTCACAAAACTGTGAGCCCTGTCAGTCTTCCCCAGATTGGCACAAGCCTTCCACCTGCAACTCTAGGTGATGCCAGAGAAGATGATCTTCATATCTTGATACCACAGGTGGAGGTGGTGCAGGTCCTCCCTCATTGCTGCGACAAGGTTGACAGCAAGACATCCACCAGGTTAGTCCCACCGCAGCAGATGAGGAGGACACCCAGCACTTCGCTTCCTCGTAGGGACTGGTCGAAGAAGGGGAGAAGGCTTTTCCACCTCAGATATTCCCAGCTGGAACAATGGATGGAGATACCATGAACACCAAGGTTGTTCCCCATGGTGTCTGTAGCTCTCTGGGCCCCATGCCAGACGTGCCTGTCCCCAATGATCCAGACCTtggctggatggaaaaaacattgtaatagtGAGAAATGTATCATATTGTCGGCtatagagaaaaagtcaaaagaagCAGTACTCTCAATAGATGGGCTCCACACAGTTATCTGAAAATATATTATTCCCTTGCCTTAGTTGTAAACAAAATTTCCACCCGCTGATCTGCTGGCTCTTGACCGAACAGCACGTCGAGATGCCAACAGTTAACCGTAATAACGTTATCGATTTGTAACCATAACTTAAGGACACTGATAACCCGCCGTCTCTGTTAACGCTCACTTAGTTAGATAACGCAACCTTAGATCTGTAGAAcgtattttcaaaaaatgttaaagtgtgttttaccctttatatacagtgtatgGTTTTACCACACGTGGTTACACACAGTTAGCTTACATCCATACTAACTTCAGCTACAATACCATTACAAAGTTACTCctcatatatataatatttgcaAATGTGGACGTGTGTGTAATTAGCTTCTAAAATCACTTTAACAGCTATAAAGTTAACTTCGAAGTATGGAAGCTAATTTTGTTAGGGACCTCCCAGGACTCAGCCGAGCGCCTGATACTGCCAGGTTGCCGGTGTAGGTGGGCGTGCACAGTGTTCTCGGGTTCTCAGTCAGATCCACCTCTCGCCCCTACCAAGCGCCACACTCTCATCCAAATATGGCCATTTCTGGGTCCGAAAAAACAAGATGGCGATGCCAAAACGCCAGAGTCGAGAATATAAAACGGCAGTTCGCAAACCTACGGATGACGTCACGGTGCGTTGCCACTTGATACAGTGTACGGCGCAGATCCAACCTGCAGGGTCGATGCCCTCGAGCTCCTTATCACCGCTGCCTAACGTCGCTACCTCGCGGATCCGTTAGAAGAGAAATGGCTGCAGCTCTGTCCCGTGCCCTCAAACTGCCCGGTAAGATGCGCTGCACTTATTCCTACTAGACAGATAAAGAGACGAAACAGAGTTTAGCCGGTAATTTACTGAAACCATCTGCAGCCAAGACTAGGTGGTCTGTAGTGTTCTTCTCTTTTAATTCAGCTCTTTAAAATGCAATTGGTTCATTTCATGCCCTGAATTGTCACACACATAGTTGCATCTGCTCCATATAATCCCAGATTAATGTCAATATTCTCCAAGGGATGTCATATTTGATgaatattgttttctgtgtatgtagAGCAGCATGCTGACGTCTCCCTGTCAAAGCGTGTCTGCTGTGTGTTGCCTGTTAGCTAGCTGCTAATGTGAAACCCTAACGACTGGTGCAgagtaaacaagcaaagcacGATAATAAATATTACATCTAATAGCGGGCAAAATATAGTGCTGTAAATATACTAACGTTACTTATGAAACAACCAGTGATGTGCATTTGTAGTCGTATTATTTTGATAGTATTTGTAGTAGTATCTAatttttaatactgtatgttcttttgCTATATTTTGAGAGGTCTCTCATTATGAGCATGCTtcgatattttatttatttttcaaaaatcaaaataacatgTAATCATTAGAAAATTTTCTTcgtattatttttcttattattattagtagtagtagtataaaGATGTTACAGTTGcgataattaaaaaataagatgatAAAAACTGACCTTTTGTAATAAGGTAAACTACAGAATATGCAGCATATTTTCCTGTTTATAGTTTAATATGCCAAAAAGattaagatatatatataaaaaaattaattgcttTAAATACATGGAGttgtcagtgtaaaaaaaaaaaggattatgtTTTGAGGATTAAATGacggtacttgagtaaaatgcATTATTGGACCTAAAAGACCCTTAACTACAGAGGGAAAAAGTTGTTATTGCTAAATGCCCAGAGTAAAGGAAGGATACATCTGTAGTGCTCCAGTACTGCAAGAGAATAATTTAGTAATTGTGTAAATAATGTATAAGCATTGTCACAATACAATAATCCTTTGTCCTAAGTGACTAAGTGAACTTAGTCTAACAAAGTGAACTAAGTGACACAAAGAACAATTGATTCTCAccatcactttctctgtctctgcagggaAGAAGGGCTCGGAGCTTGGGGAGTACGACCCTCTCACCCAAGCAGACAGCGAGGACGAGAGTGAAGAGGATGATCTCGTGCTCAACTACCCCCGAAATGGCCTTGGCAGGGACAGCTGCCTTGGCACAGGGTCCTCAAAGCTGCGGGGTGGCAGGACCGGAAGACTTGTGGGGGCCAAAGATGAGGCacaggaggacgaggaggaagaggaggacgaatGGAGAGAGCGACTCCCTAGCAAATCCAGGCCAGACGGAGACAACATGAAAGGCATGCAGTACTGGAGCCACAGGGACTCAGGCAGGGACAGGGCAGGGGAGGACAGAGGGGGGGCTGGTCCACTGGGGGGCGCTGGGCTGGGGGTTCACAGTACTGATGCGGAAGaaaagaggatgaggatgaagaatGCTTGCCGAAGTGCGTTTTTCTTGGTGCCTCTGGTCTGTGCCACATTGCTCGTGCTGCTTTGTGCATTCCTGATCCCTTGCCAGAAGGGAGAGCTGGAAAAGAAGCCGCAGTGGGAGAGAGCACTGGGAGATGCAGGAGGTAAAGGGAATAATGTCATGTGATATTTGTGATAAATTACTGTAGCTACATTTTAGTATTTAATTttactattatattatattaattagAGTGGTTCCACCACTAATGTAAGGACTTAGGAGTCTCTTTGGCTAGACAGCGTTGGCTCACCCTTTAATTAGTCAGCTGTAATTACACAGGAttgtgaacatcactttacCTACCTCATGTTCTGTTTCAACCTGCAAAATGAAAGTATTATAGAGAGGCAATAAATATAAACTCAAAATTATTATGTCTTTAATGACCACATAAGAATATTTAACAGTATTTTAGAAAATGCACATGGACAATACAGCCAAGAAATTTGATCATTAATGTTTGGACACTTAATTACTCTTGTGCTTTGTATGTCATATCACacttttttcccttaaaaacaACCATACACCAATGGTTTTTAAAGCAGTTAGTAGACTTATAAGCTCTAGTCAAACACTGACTAAGATTCTACTGGCGGGcgtgtgttcattttgttttggttttgcggTCTAGGTGTCACTCCACCCGCACTGGCGTTGTGGGATGTTGATGGTGATTCAGTGGAGGATGTGTTTCTCGGTGTTACTGAATGGACCAATTACACCCATCCCTCACAAAGGAACAAAAGTATGTGGGGAATTCTTTGAAAAGGCGTGGCCGGTGAATCCCGATTTGTTTCTACCCTGTTGATCCACAAACTTCATTAAAAATGGGGGCATTTCATataagagaggaagagaatTATGTCTAAATGTCCTTGTAATGTGCATGTGTCATCTCCCTCTCGGTGCCTCGATAGAATCTTGGTGCCACAAGTACCTTAGCTAGTGTTTGTACTTAACTATATGCACTGGTGTAAAATTAATCTTCTAGTCTAATCCCTCTAGTCCTGAGCCAACTGATTTAAACCTGAATCCACTTTAATATCTCATCCTCTTATTCTTTGTTTaacctttctcatttttttaatgctgtatgTTTCCTTGATTAATGATGTTTGACGCCCCTTCTTCATCCCAGTTTACAGTGCGGTGGCGCTGTCTGCAGCCAGCGGTCAGGTGCTGTGGAGGAAAGTTATGGGGGAGTCTGTGATGTACATCCAGTGTGGTCTGCAGTACAGCTCCCAGCCATCACCTGTGTGTCTCCTCATCAGCAAATCCATCCTCATGGCAGTCAATGGCACCACAGGTTAGAAGACAAGCTATTTAAGCAGTGTGGGTTTTTGTCAGTCCATCTTTTTCATGTGGAGATAACAGCAAATACTAATTAAACAATAATTACTGAGCACTCCTATAAACCTTTTGCATTTGGTCTTATATTGTCTTAACTGTCTGGTTATGCTGAGAGATACGATCATATGTAATAAACAAATGTATATTTGAGCTAAGTTTCTCTCAACCTACAGTTCCCCAACCAGGCCAGAGAGCGAAATGAAAAGGGTCAGCTGCCTTGGCTTGTAAAAACAAGTCAATAAGGGTAACCTACCCCAAGTTTtcaaagtataaaacaaaacaaggtcaGAGAGGTTTCCTTTCACTCCTCAGGGAAGAACTTGTCATCAGTCCAGCTCAAGAACATTGAATCCCAGGCGGTGTTACTTCCAGACCTCCAGGGTGACTCAGTCCCAGATCTGCTCATAGCCACCCTGCCTGCAGATGAGGTATAGCTACAATTGTACGAAAAAGTTTAGGCTGCCCtgggaaaattacatattttgttgttttttgaagtgaaaaaaagtaaatacaccCCATGCAGTAAACggacaagacagaaaatgagcatctctctttaaatgttaatgcacttatgttttatttcttgaacttaaagaaagaaaaaaaaattaaatactaattgtggcatgtgcaaaagtttggccacCATTGTACTTGTAAAACACTAAGAACTTCATTAACTCATTAGGCTTTAATTGACTCATTAGGACTGGTAAAGCAGGTCAAGAAGTCATTAGGAACTGTTAGCATTTCCAGATCCAATAAATTGTCTGACTCCTCAAATCTTGTGGTAACACTCGACAACCATGGGCTCATCTAACCAACTGTCTGAGGGTCTAATATGAAGCTAATTGCAGCAGGGGAGGCTATAAAAAGACATCAAAAAGCCTCTAGCTTGAAATTTCAACTGTCtgaaatgtcattaagaaatggAAGCTGAGGGAAACTCTGGAAGTCAAGACAAGAAGTGGAAGACCAAGAAGACTCtcagataaaactgcacatCTGCTGGGcagaaaagcaaagcaaagctcCCCACTTTTAATGACTCTTCACTGCaagggttgtatttacttcttatCACttcaaacagcaacaaaatatgtcatatcccttttgcatacaactgcaTGTCAGCcacctccctctttttctcctatACACATACATTGTTTCATTGAGGTATTTTACATATAATTTGCATGCAGTGCAAATGTGCATTTCGAAAATCTATGATGATCTATGCTATAAAATTTGTGTAATAATTTGTAGTTACTTCTTACTAATCTAAATTTATCttatttaaaacactttgtGCGCATGTTGTGTTGATATTATGTCAGCTGATTTGCATGGGTCCCTCAGTTAAgaactttaaaatgcaaaagttgAAATTATTAGATTGAAATTGATTTCAATCATTCTCTTATCACACAGTgtgatgaagtaaaaaaaataatacaacatttcagttgttttaaaatttgaaagcTGCCCGCTCTGATATTTCTGCCAACTAAATGAAACTGTGCAATTGGTACAGTCTCATTACCTCCGCCatggaggttatgttttcatctgtgtctcatggtttgtttatttgtcaaccGGATTATGCataaagtactgaactgatttgtaCCAAATGTGGTGGAGCttggggcatgggccagggaagaacccattacattttggagcagatccagataatttactatgaatttcaGTGACTTCATACCTATTTCTactatattcattttttcaggCTTTGGATCTCTCCTTGACGTTGATCTCTGGGCTGACGGGGGCACAGTTTGGACATCCCGTGCCTTTCAACCTCACTGGACAAGGAAAGCTGATCGGTCCTTTGCTGCACGAGACACCAAAAGGGGCATATTACATCCTATTTGGACTAGGTAATCGAATAATTCAGCAATCAATGTACAGGTCTCAGACGTTACTCATATTTTTAGCATAATGAGGTAACTGATTCAGTTCATTTACATTGCTGTTTTACATGACTTTGTGTTAATGTCTGTTTCCTTAGGTAATGTAGAAGCCATCTCTCTGCGTGATATTTACATTCGCGCCACTGGCAAAATGCCCATAACTCAGGCACTTAAAATTAAGGATCCAGGGTGGGAGGAACTCAAGAAAACCAATTCGTCCTCCTTCATACACATTTACAGGTAAACCTCAGTGACTGGCACTTGGCTCTGGTTACACTGTACAGATGTTTTCGTTATGTGTTTAATACTAAACCTTTAATCAGTTGGTATTGTAGGGAGACACAGTTACAAAACGTGTTACAAGTGTGATGCTCGAACTAGGGTATGAGTGCCGattttatttaactatttattCCACTGGAGTTAAATAGAAAAAGTTAAACTCGTTAATCATACTTGAATCTTAAACTTTATacatatttcagtctttttgatATGTGCACTTTaaagcagtaaaataaagaaCATACATTTACTagccaaagtaaaaaaaaaaaaaaacaccttctgTTTCCTAGGTTGTTACCATACACAGTGGAAGAGACTTCAATGACCGCTACTAGTTTATTAGACAATCACTCTCACCTCCACCTGTTGTCATCCTTGTAGAGGATCCGAGCGCGTGGAGTTCTTGCTCCCTCTTGTGGCTGGTTTTGGCAACAACCACAACAGCCTGGACACTGTTTCTAACCTGAACTCCACCAGAAGTGACTGGGTGCTAGTGTATGGCTCCAGCAAACTGTCAGTGCTGAAACAGAGGGACATACGTAAAAAATGGACCTTCAGCTCAGCTCCCATTCACAGGTAAAGCCCTGCAGATCACTATGTCACCACTGACTGAATtactgtgacatttcagttgTTTAGGCTTATTAACTGCTGAAAACAGAATAAGTTATATATaagaattttcagaaaaatatgattCAAATATATCATTTCCTTTCATAGCCAACCAGCCCTTGGACACTTCAATGATGATGGAATCCTAGATCTTTTCTTTCAGCATTCAGCAAACGGTATCATGGAGGTAAAACAAGCAGTTATatcatatactttttttcaaGGTTCATATTAATGCAAAGGCTCACATGCTGCAGAAAATTCTTGTTAcacttctctttgttttttcatttggtaaTATTGAATTCTTACAGAAATTAGAGTACATTTTCCCTGGCCTCTGCGTTTGCtttaattgttctgtttttctcctcttctctgtctgtcaggcACAAATCATTGATGGGGCAAATGGACACCTTCTCTGGTCAGCAGAGTTTCTGTGTCCTGGTCTTGTTTTGGAAACTTCTGCAATTTCCACCTCGACTGGCCAATCAGCTTTCCTTTTTTGGGCCAGTGAACCAATCAATGCACAGAGGAATGTTACCAAGACAACTGTGAGTCTGCCACAGCGAACAAGAGGACCATTGAGGCAAATCAGTTACTGCTCaatgaatacaaaaaatacataaaacataaagagcctgctctgtatgaatcAAGTTCACAGCTTATCTTACTTCATTGTCTTTGAGTTTGAACTGGAGCCATCAATGAAATACTCAACCTATGTAAACAACTTTCCACGCTGGCTGTATAGGTGGCACCAGGTATTGCTGCAGTGGAGCCACTCATCAGAAAACTCTTCCTGCTGCACCCTGCATATCCCACAATCCTGCTGGAGCTCACTAGTACTACAGAAACCGCTGTCACCTCTGCAGGTAAAAGTCGCCAAAGTTCAAATGTACTCTAGCTGCAGTACACTGTAGAACAATATCTGTTTTGATGCATAAATTTTGTATTATAACCGTTATCATTTGCTATCCAAAGGTCTGACCACCAAGCTATCTTGAAAAGTAGTCCAGTAGTAGATGAGAAAAGATGCCATCATAGTAATTAAACAATTAGTAATACACATGTTCAAGTCATAAAAATGTTCTACCGCCTATTTCCGCCTACTTCCTCTCTGACAGTGAGTTATCAGGAGCATCAGAAAGATGCTTCCTACATCACCGTATCCTCCCGGCCCACACCTGACTCAGGGCCCAGTGCTCGGATAGTCAAGAGCATGAGCCTCAGAGCTGCTATCACCAAAGGACAAACTGTGAGACTGGGGGAAAGCAACAAGACCGGGGCACCCGTTAAACCTGGTGTGTTTGAGGTCAACAAGTTCTTCAGGCGTCTGTCCTTCAAACGTCAGGTGAGAAAGCTATAAGTATGAGATACAGGCAATCAAATCAGGCAGGAGAGCAGCCTTATTTATTTAAGGCTCACGTTCACTATCAACACTCAATGATTAGTTTCTCAAAACTGTGTTTCCTTGTTTAGTGATGAGCCGCAACTGCTACCATGCCGTGTCACACGAAGCAGTTCAACTACAAGGAGCTCAATTGCGGGTGAAAGGGATATAAGCTGTGGATAGCTCTGCACTAAGGATCCATTTGAGGCTGTTTACATGTTGTTAGGTTTACTAAGtatgaatttaatttctgtTACTTGAGAAAGAAATTTCTTTACTGTAAAAAGATCATTTGTAGGCaggatttttgtttgtattattttggtttattttatgtttgtacaatgaaaaagcttattttaattatttaacttgCATATAGGGAAGTgtgtaaaatttaattgaatgtttatggttgtgtggacttgaaggcagaaaaataacGTTATACAGTAGTTTATGACCCACAGTAAAGATGaaagaacatttaaatgagCTTACTGTATGCACCACTTATATAACTCTTCCAAGGCCAGTATATTCATGTGGTGTCATCCCCCAGTCACATGCATTTTGTCACAAAACCATTAATATTGCTCTTTCTGCTCATTACCAAGTCAAGTAGTTTAGGGagtttgtaattatttaatgctgtacagtatttattgaTTTGCTTTaacgttttggttttttcttgtttgatttATCTTGTCAGATTTTGTATGGTTATAAAATCAAccactgtttattttctgtgaataTGTTGCTGCCGAGGGTTATggcatttaaatgtaaaagctgCAACTTCACATATTGCAAGAGCAAGTATGAAAATCACTTCTCCACGCAGACTGTGTCGTTTATTTCAACCCTCATTCCGGCGTCTCGAGTTTTTTTAGTCACTGAAATTGCACAGACAACCTGCTAGTAAGGATCATTTTTGGAAAAGGAGATTGGTGTGTTGTTACAGTAGCGCAGGGCGGCGCTGTCGCACCTCCACATCCAGAATTATCTTCCGTTTTCCGCATTGGTGCCGCACCAAACGCTGTAAACATGGCGTCGGCCCTCGGTAGCCTGGCCAGGCTGTCGGCCCTCAGAAACGGCCGCTCCTCACCGCCGACTCCCTCTAACGGGCCGGGGAGGACCGCGACACCGTGCCGGACAGCCGTGTACACGTCATCCGGTGCCATTCTGCCCAAACCCAAGAAGGTGAGTGTTAATTTAAAGGGTCAGTGTGGTGTGTAATTAACAGCTCAGTAACGCAATTAGACACAGAAGAGAAAGGGGGTGTGTCTTTATGTGGTGGGATGGGGGGGCTCCCTGAACGAATAGACTCATGGGTAGAAGCACAGTGGAATAAATCCAGTGGCTGTGTAATATCTGAATAACTAACTTAGTTATTTCTATGGTGGGATGTGTGACACTGGGGAGCAGACCCCCTTCGGCCTAATCCGGATTGCTCTCGTAGTGGTGCCCTTCTTGTATGTGGGGACTCAGATCAGCAAGAACTTTGCTGCGCTGCTGGAGGAGCACGACATCTTTGTCCCCGAGgacgatgacgatgatgacTGAAGGGTCTGTAGGCTTCCTGGTTATCAGGTATCATTAGTTTGGATTATGGGCTTCACTGTGATTTGTGgcaaagtacacacacacacacacacacacaaacacaaacacttgctCGATCTATTTGGTGCATGGGCGACAGCTGTGGGAGACATTTACTTATGGGGCTCTAAGAGGGGGGTCCCTTCACTAGACAATATACTGATGCCTCGTTTGAGTACAAGCTGAAACATAAGATTTCCTATTCTCAACCAGGATAAAGGAATTATAAGTTCATGGCATGGCAAATTAGTATGACTGCCTACATAGTCAAtagtaaacataattttttacaaatgtatcCCACATTGGCAAGCCGAATGCACCAGTAGAAAGGGGAAAAACATAAATTCCCttatgtgctttgtttttttttcctgtttggtttttttttttttttttgcagttgttgCTGAACAGATTTCAGTCAGAGTTAAtaaattgtgtcacttttgGAGTTTTTAAAGATAGCATATGCAACTTAAAATAggacaaacacataaaatgagaaaacaaaaaagtcaccactcccaaactttttctttcctctacAGATCACCTTGTTTTGTCACTAACACGGGGAGGAGTCAATGAGCCTCTGAACGGATAAATGTCTCCCCCTGCTTTGTTCTTGAGTCGCCTCCAATTGCACTGGATTCAAGGTTTTTGCTGTTATCAACACTGAGATGGGGCTGTTCCAGACTGATCTTATCGTACTGTATTTGCATGACATACTTAAGTCTTAATAAAGGGAAAGACGATTGTAAAATGCAGCGCATGCTCAATAGACCTTGGTGAAACCTGATGGCATTTGTGCACTATTGAATATAAAGTGTAATGTTATAGTCTGTTACATTCAGTTAAGTGACACTACGTTCTCATTGTTTATGACACAAGTATGTCCTAAATTCTACTTTGAATAAACCACCAATCAAAAATATAATCCaaagaggaaaatgaataaatcccaacaaaatttaaacataaatttACAGCATACACAGTGAATTATCCTTAAACACGTGCTTGAGTTTGTGAGGAGAGACTGGgaacaattaaaaacatcatcGGTTTCTTGGAGATGCTGTCTGCCTTCAGTACAGGATTTCCAGGTATGTAAAATATCAGACCAACAGTGCTTCTATATGATCTTAAGGAACAGTTCCTCCTATAT from Xiphias gladius isolate SHS-SW01 ecotype Sanya breed wild chromosome 3, ASM1685928v1, whole genome shotgun sequence encodes:
- the LOC120787420 gene encoding essential MCU regulator, mitochondrial-like, encoding MASALGSLARLSALRNGRSSPPTPSNGPGRTATPCRTAVYTSSGAILPKPKKTPFGLIRIALVVVPFLYVGTQISKNFAALLEEHDIFVPEDDDDDD
- the fam234b gene encoding protein FAM234B; this translates as MAAALSRALKLPGKKGSELGEYDPLTQADSEDESEEDDLVLNYPRNGLGRDSCLGTGSSKLRGGRTGRLVGAKDEAQEDEEEEEDEWRERLPSKSRPDGDNMKGMQYWSHRDSGRDRAGEDRGGAGPLGGAGLGVHSTDAEEKRMRMKNACRSAFFLVPLVCATLLVLLCAFLIPCQKGELEKKPQWERALGDAGGVTPPALALWDVDGDSVEDVFLGVTEWTNYTHPSQRNKIYSAVALSAASGQVLWRKVMGESVMYIQCGLQYSSQPSPVCLLISKSILMAVNGTTGKNLSSVQLKNIESQAVLLPDLQGDSVPDLLIATLPADEALDLSLTLISGLTGAQFGHPVPFNLTGQGKLIGPLLHETPKGAYYILFGLGNVEAISLRDIYIRATGKMPITQALKIKDPGWEELKKTNSSSFIHIYRGSERVEFLLPLVAGFGNNHNSLDTVSNLNSTRSDWVLVYGSSKLSVLKQRDIRKKWTFSSAPIHSQPALGHFNDDGILDLFFQHSANGIMEAQIIDGANGHLLWSAEFLCPGLVLETSAISTSTGQSAFLFWASEPINAQRNVTKTTVAPGIAAVEPLIRKLFLLHPAYPTILLELTSTTETAVTSAVSYQEHQKDASYITVSSRPTPDSGPSARIVKSMSLRAAITKGQTVRLGESNKTGAPVKPGVFEVNKFFRRLSFKRQ